The Falco cherrug isolate bFalChe1 chromosome 6, bFalChe1.pri, whole genome shotgun sequence genome window below encodes:
- the SCCPDH gene encoding saccharopine dehydrogenase-like oxidoreductase isoform X1, with protein sequence MAAGGAGAGAGAGAPQRPYELVVFGASGFTGQFVVEEVARAAGGRALRWAVAGRSREKLQAVLERAAERLGRAALAAEVAVLLCDVGDPASLAAVARQTRLVLNCVGPYRFFGEPVVEACVENGASCIDISGEPQFLEGMYLKYNEKAAEKGVYVIGSCGFDSIPADMGVLYTRDKLKGTLTAVESFLTVKSGPEGSCVHDGTWKSAVYGLADQDNLRKLRKRIGYTPVPVVGAKLKRRGLVFYSQEFKQYCIPFMGSDASVVKRSQRYLHTELQETPVQYGAYVNVGGLGSVIKLMFAGILFLLLVKFSLGRKLLTKYPAFFSAGRFTKEGPTQKQMDGTSFTMTFFGEGYSEGQDPQNGKPNVKICTEVKGPEPGYVATPIAMVQAALSLLEDAACLPKQGGVYSPGAAFSKTKLIDRLNKRGVEFSVISKPEV encoded by the exons AtggcggccggcggggcgggggcgggggccggggccggggcgcccCAGCGGCCCTACGAGCTGGTGGTGTTCGGGGCTTCGGGCTTCACCGGCCAGTTCGTGGTGGAGGAGGtggcgcgggcggcgggcggccgggccctGCGCTGGGCCGTGGCCGGGCGGAGCCGGGAGAAGCTGCAGGCGGTGCTGGAGCGGGCGGCCGAGAGGCTGG GCAGAGCGGCGCTGGCGGCGGAGGTGGCCGTGCTGCTGTGCGACGTGGGCGACCCGGCCTCGCTGGCCGCCGTGGCGAGGCAGACCCGGCTGGTGCTCAACTGCGTGGGCCCG TACAGGTTCTTTGGAGAGCCCGTGGTCGAAGCTTGTGTTGAGAATGGTGCGAGCTGCATCGACATCAGCGGAGAGCCCCAG TTTCTGGAAGGAATGTACCTGAAATATAAcgaaaaagcagcagaaaagggaGTATATGTCATTGGCAGCTGTGGCTTTGACTCTATACCAGCTGATATGGGAGTCCTGTACACCAGAGACAAGCTGAAAG GTACCTTAACTGCTGTTGAAAGTTTTCTGACGGTGAAGTCTGGGCCTGAG GGTTCTTGTGTACATGATGGGACCTGGAAGTCAGCTGTTTATGGCCTCGCAGATCAAGACAACCTGAGGAAGCTTCGTAAAAGGATAGGATACACCCCTGTTCCAGTAGTTGGTGCAAAACTTAAAAGAAG AGGACTTGTGTTTTACAGTCAGGAATTCAAACAGTACTGCATTCCATTCATGGGATCTGATGCTTCCGTTGTGAAACGGTCTCAGCGTTACTTGCACACAGAGTTGCAGGAAACACCT GTGCAGTATGGCGCTTATGTGAATGTGGGTGGTCTTGGCTCTGTTATCAAGCTGATGTTTGctggcattttatttcttcttcttgtgAAGTTTAGCCTTGGAAGAAAACTTCTGACAAAA TACCCggcttttttctctgctggacGCTTCACAAAGGAAGGACCAACTCAGAAACAG ATGGACGGAACCTCGTTTACAATGACTTTTTTTGGTGAGGGTTACAGCGAGGGGCAAGATCCCCAGAATGGCAAACCAAACGTCAAGATCTGCACTGAAGTGAAAGGACCAG aGCCTGGCTATGTTGCCACCCCAATTGCCATGGTTCAGGCAGCTCTCTCTCTTCTGGAAGATGCAGCTTGTCTGCCTAAACA AGGTGGTGTGTATTCTCCAGGAGCTGCCttctccaaaacaaaactgattgATCGTCTCAACAAACGTGGTGTTGAGTTCTCTGTTATTAGCAAGCCTGAAGTCTGA
- the SCCPDH gene encoding saccharopine dehydrogenase-like oxidoreductase isoform X2 has protein sequence MYLKYNEKAAEKGVYVIGSCGFDSIPADMGVLYTRDKLKGTLTAVESFLTVKSGPEGSCVHDGTWKSAVYGLADQDNLRKLRKRIGYTPVPVVGAKLKRRGLVFYSQEFKQYCIPFMGSDASVVKRSQRYLHTELQETPVQYGAYVNVGGLGSVIKLMFAGILFLLLVKFSLGRKLLTKYPAFFSAGRFTKEGPTQKQMDGTSFTMTFFGEGYSEGQDPQNGKPNVKICTEVKGPEPGYVATPIAMVQAALSLLEDAACLPKQGGVYSPGAAFSKTKLIDRLNKRGVEFSVISKPEV, from the exons ATGTACCTGAAATATAAcgaaaaagcagcagaaaagggaGTATATGTCATTGGCAGCTGTGGCTTTGACTCTATACCAGCTGATATGGGAGTCCTGTACACCAGAGACAAGCTGAAAG GTACCTTAACTGCTGTTGAAAGTTTTCTGACGGTGAAGTCTGGGCCTGAG GGTTCTTGTGTACATGATGGGACCTGGAAGTCAGCTGTTTATGGCCTCGCAGATCAAGACAACCTGAGGAAGCTTCGTAAAAGGATAGGATACACCCCTGTTCCAGTAGTTGGTGCAAAACTTAAAAGAAG AGGACTTGTGTTTTACAGTCAGGAATTCAAACAGTACTGCATTCCATTCATGGGATCTGATGCTTCCGTTGTGAAACGGTCTCAGCGTTACTTGCACACAGAGTTGCAGGAAACACCT GTGCAGTATGGCGCTTATGTGAATGTGGGTGGTCTTGGCTCTGTTATCAAGCTGATGTTTGctggcattttatttcttcttcttgtgAAGTTTAGCCTTGGAAGAAAACTTCTGACAAAA TACCCggcttttttctctgctggacGCTTCACAAAGGAAGGACCAACTCAGAAACAG ATGGACGGAACCTCGTTTACAATGACTTTTTTTGGTGAGGGTTACAGCGAGGGGCAAGATCCCCAGAATGGCAAACCAAACGTCAAGATCTGCACTGAAGTGAAAGGACCAG aGCCTGGCTATGTTGCCACCCCAATTGCCATGGTTCAGGCAGCTCTCTCTCTTCTGGAAGATGCAGCTTGTCTGCCTAAACA AGGTGGTGTGTATTCTCCAGGAGCTGCCttctccaaaacaaaactgattgATCGTCTCAACAAACGTGGTGTTGAGTTCTCTGTTATTAGCAAGCCTGAAGTCTGA